From the genome of Cryptococcus tetragattii IND107 chromosome 8, whole genome shotgun sequence, one region includes:
- a CDS encoding protein transporter SEC13 — MSAQASKPVPVETQHEDMIHDAQLDYYGKRLATCSSDRTIRIFNVIKGEAKGEPVILKGHTAAVWQVSWAHPSFGSILASCSYDGRVFIWKEVGQGQGKGSVNSIAWAPYDLGPILACASSDGKVSVLSFQNDGSIEASIFPAHGTGANAISWAPSVLSTASGVSRSQQPSNSLTPQRRFVTAGSDNLIRIWGFDEEQKKWTEEETIKGHEDWVRDVAWAPNIGLPGMYIASASQDRTVLIHSRPSPSSPWTSTPLLPSLPQSQDPHFPDAVWRVSWSLAGNVLAVSCGDGKVSLWKEGVGKGWECVSDFSS, encoded by the exons ATG TCGGCCCAAGCATCAAAACCTGTTCCTGTGGAAACTCAGCATGAGGACATGATC CACGATGCACAGCTTGACTACTATGGAAAGCGACTTGCCACGTGCTCCTCTGACAGGACTATCCGGATCTTTAACGTTATCAAGGGAGAAGCAAAGGGTGAACCGGTGATCCTTAAAGG CCACACTGCCGCCGTCTGGCAAGTTTCGTGGGCCCACCCTTCCTTCGGGTCAATACTTGCATCTTGTTCATACGACGGGCGGGTTTTCATCTGGAAGGAAGTCGGACAGGGACAAGGCAAGggaagtg TTAACTCTATCGCGTGGGCCCCTTATGACTTGGGACCTATTCTGGCTTGTGCTTCTAGCGATGGCAAGGTTTCCGTCCTCAGCTTCCAAA ATGATGGGTCTATAGAAGCCAGTATCTTCCCTGCGCACGGAACTGGTGCCAACGCCATCTCTTGGGCTCCCAGCGTCCTTTCCACCGCTTCAGGCGTAAGCCGCTCCCAACAGCCATCCAATTCTCTCACTCCTCAAAGACGATTTGTTACTGCCGGTTCCGATAATCTTATCCGAATTTGGGGTTTCGatgaagagcagaagaagtggacCGAAGAGGAGACCATCAAGGGTCATGAAGACTGGGTCAGGGATGTCGCTTGGGCCCCGAACATTGGATTGCCCGGGATGTACATCGCGTCAGCTTCTCAG GACCGAACCGTGCTCATCCACTCTCGGCCATccccctcatctccctgGACAtccactcctcttctccccagccttcctcaatctcaaGACCCTCATTTCCCCGATGCCGTCTGGCGTGTTAGTTGGTCACTCGCCGGAAACGTTCTCGCCGTCAGCTGTGGTGATGGCAAGGTCAGTTtgtggaaggagggagttGGAAAGGGATGGGAATGTGTCAGTGATTTCTCGAGCTAG
- a CDS encoding phosphoribosylformylglycinamidine synthase → MLVLPGSSAITPSRRATLLKLFQSAIPSITSVDAVHLHFVNPTSDEAKSLLADTKSAERDILNALLAYGDNEQLDSTKSFIEAGMKGDVFALYVLPRAGTISPWSSKATDIAKLCRLAGHVSRLERGALYLFTSSGSISLREVRHYLHFIHDRMTQLVHTTLPASAAVFPPTPPNPSALISVPILGAEDPHAVLGEANARLGLALSETEIPYLVESFLAAGRNPTDAELFMFAQVNSEHCRHKIFNAKWTIDGHEQKNSLFGMIRNTEKAVHSKGTLSAYEDNAAVMEGYEAPRFAVGGKGDGSYTSQMEKNPILIKVETHNHPTAVSPYPGAATGSGGEIRDEGATGRGSHPKAGLAGYTTSDLLIPDFTQPWESDIGRPAHIASALDIMIEAPLGAASFNNEFGRPALGGYWRTWLMSVKDAEGKEEWRGYHKPIMIAGGLGNVRPQYARKDKISAGSKVIVLGGPGMLIGLGGGAASSMASGASSADLDFASVQRENPEMERRCQQVIDACISRGDGAGNPIESIHDVGAGGLSNALPELVHDSGLGAVFEIRDVLVDDPSMSPMEIWCNESQERYVLAVAAEDLAAFEEIAWRERCPFSVVGTATAEERLVVTDRLLGDNVIDISMSVLFGKPPRMHREAQTIHPERDAFDSSLFTYLPAYAGAPKTSLMAESINRVLRLPSVGSKSFLITIGDRTITGLVTRDQMVGPWQVPVADVAVTRSSYGFDVVVGEAMSMGERTPLALLNAGASARMAIAESLTNLAASSVADISQIKLSANWMSAASHFGEGAKLYEAVQAIGMDLCPKLGVGIPVGKDSMSMSMKWPGEKGEQKQVTAPLSLIVTAFAPVNNVEKTWTPVLRTDKGETVLVFVDLARGKQRLGGSAIAQVFKQLGADAPDVEEAADVRAFFQAVQALKKSETVLAYHDRSDGGLLTTLVEMAFAGRSGIEVTVDAISSSGDAVAALFNEELGAVMQVKTDELSAFTDAFVKAGFPTQHIHVIGKVLGRENQSVSIIHKSEAIYTGTRGQLQQLWAETSYKIQVMRDEPTGAKEEFDSILDDDDEGLVYNVPFKYLPDVTDANRLASPPKVAILREQGVNGHIEMAWSFHAAGFEAVDVHMSDIISSKVSLSSFAGIAACGGFSYGDVLGAGNGWAKSVLLNPTARKEFEQFFQREDTFALGVCNGCQFFAQLKEIIPGTEHWPIFKANRSERFEGRVVNVKVSPEAAKSNIFFRDMAGAIVPIAVAHGEGRPSFVTGSLDGLNENNLIPLRYVDSTGAVATTYPKNPNGGPEGIAAVSTLNGRVLAVMPHPERVVARESFSWFPEEMGKTWEGKGPWFRLFQNAYKFATEGKQ, encoded by the coding sequence AAGTCTGCTGAGCGAGATATCCTCAATGCCTTACTCGCTTATGGCGACAATGAGCAGCTTGACTCTACTAAGTCATTTATTGAGGCCGGCATGAAGGGTGATGTGTTTGCGCTTTACGTGCTTCCTCGCGCCGGCACCATTTCCCCTTGGTCTTCTAAGGCTACTGACATCGCCAAGCTCTGTCGTCTTGCGGGCCACGTCTCCCGTCTTGAGCGCGGTGCGCTCTacctcttcacctccagTGGGAGTATCAGTCTTCGGGAAGTGCGACACTACTTGCACTTTATCCACGATCGCATGACTCAGCTTGTCCACACTACATTGCCAGCTTCTGCCGCTGTCTTCCCACCAACACCTCCTAACCCCTCCGCTCTTATCTCCGTGCCAATTCTCGGTGCTGAAGACCCTCATGCCGTTCTCGGTGAGGCCAACGCCCGATTGGGTCTCGCCCTCTCTGAGACTGAAATTCCTTACCTTGTCGAGTCTTTCCTTGCTGCCGGTCGTAACCCCACCGACGCTGAGCTCTTCATGTTCGCTCAAGTCAACTCTGAGCACTGTCGACACAAGATCTTTAACGCCAAATGGACCATTGACGGTCACGAGCAGAAAAACAGCTTGTTTGGTATGATTCGAAACACTGAAAAGGCTGTCCACTCAAAGGGTACTCTCTCCGCCTACGAAGACAATGCCGCTGTCATGGAGGGTTATGAGGCTCCTCGATTTGCTGTCGGAGGCAAAGGTGATGGATCCTACACTTCtcaaatggagaagaaccctatcctcatcaaggTTGAGACGCACAACCACCCCACTGCCGTGTCTCCTTACCCTGGTGCCGCCACCGGTTCCGGTGGTGAGATCCGTGACGAAGGTGCCACCGGACGGGGCTCCCACCCCAAGGCCGGTCTAGCCGGTTACACCACTTCGGATTTGCTCATTCCCGACTTCACTCAGCCTTGGGAGTCTGACATTGGCAGACCCGCTCATATTGCTTCCGCTCTTGACATTATGATTGAAGCGCCTCTCGGTGCTGCTTCATTCAACAACGAGTTTGGTCGTCCCGCTCTTGGTGGTTACTGGCGTACTTGGCTCATGTCTGTCAAGGACGCTGAAGGCAAAGAGGAGTGGAGGGGCTACCACAAGCCTATTATGATCGCTGGTGGTTTGGGTAACGTCCGACCTCAGTATGCCCGCAAGGACAAGATCTCTGCCGGATCCAAGGTCATCGTTCTTGGTGGTCCTGGTATGCTCATCGGTCTCGGTGGCGGTGCCGCCTCTTCCATGGCTTCCggtgcttcttctgccgACCTCGACTTTGCTTCCGTTCAGCGAGAAAACCCAGAGATGGAGCGACGATGCCAGCAAGTTATCGATGCCTGTATTTCTCGAGGTGACGGTGCCGGTAACCCTATTGAGTCCATTCACGATGTTGGTGCTGGTGGTCTTTCCAACGCCTTGCCCGAGTTGGTGCACGATTCTGGTTTGGGTGCCGTCTTTGAAATCCGAGATGTCCTCGTTGACGACCCCTCCATGTCTCCCATGGAGATTTGGTGTAACGAGTCTCAAGAGCGGTACGTTCTTGCAGTCGCGGCTGAGGATCTTGCCGCTTTTGAGGAGATTGCCTGGCGAGAGCGATGCCCCTTCTCTGTTGTCGGTACCGCCACCGCGGAAGAGCGTCTCGTTGTCACCGACCGACTTTTGGGCGACAACGTCATTGACATATCTATGTCTGTCCTCTTTGGCAAGCCTCCTAGGATGCACAGAGAAGCCCAAACCATCCACCCCGAGCGAGATGCTTTCgactcttcccttttcaccTACCTTCCCGCCTACGCTGGTGCTCCCAAGACCTCCCTCATGGCCGAGTCCATCAACCGTGTTCTCCGCTTGCCCTCTGTTGGTTCCAAATCTTTCTTGATTACCATTGGTGACCGAACTATTACCGGTTTGGTGACTCGAGATCAGATGGTTGGTCCCTGGCAAGTCCCCGTTGCCGACGTCGCCGTCACCCGATCTTCTTACGGTTTCGACGTCGTCGTCGGTGAGGCTATGTCCATGGGTGAACGAACtcctctcgctcttctcaACGCCGGCGCTTCCGCCCGTATGGCCATTGCCGAATCTCTTACCAATCTTGCCGCTTCATCCGTTGCCGACATCTCCCAGATCAAGCTTTCCGCCAACTGGATGTCCGCCGCCAGCCACTTTGGCGAAGGCGCGAAGCTCTACGAGGCTGTCCAAGCCATCGGCATGGACCTCTGTCCCAAGTTGGGTGTCGGTATTCCTGTTGGTAAGGACTCTATGTCCATGTCTATGAAGTGGCCCGGAGAGAAGGGCGAGCAGAAGCAGGTCACCGCGCCTTTGTCTTTGATTGTCACTGCGTTCGCCCCGGTTAACAACGTTGAGAAGACTTGGACTCCTGTTCTCAGGACTGACAAGGGTGAGACTGTCCTTGTATTCGTTGACCTTGCCAGGGGTAAGCAGAGACTTGGTGGTTCCGCTATTGCTCAGGTGTTCAAACAGTTGGGTGCCGATGCTCCTGATGTTGAGGAGGCTGCCGATGTTCGTGCATTCTTCCAAGCCGTCcaggctttgaagaagtctGAAACCGTCCTCGCTTACCACGACCGATCCGATGGTGGTTTGCTCACCACTCTTGTCGAAATGGCCTTTGCTGGCAGGTCTGGTATTGAAGTGACCGTTGATGCCATCAGCTCTTCAGGTGATGCCGTTGCCGCCTTGTTCAACGAAGAACTTGGTGCGGTCATGCAAGTCAAGACTGACGAACTCTCCGCCTTCACCGACGCTTTTGTCAAGGCCGGTTTCCCAACTCAACACATCCACGTCATCGGCAAGGTCCTCGGTCGAGAGAACCAGTCagtctccatcatccacaaATCCGAGGCGATCTACACTGGTACTCGAGGCCAGTTGCAGCAGCTCTGGGCTGAGACTTCTTACAAGATCCAGGTCATGCGTGATGAGCCTACCGGTgccaaggaagagttcGACTCTATtcttgacgatgatgacgagggTTTGGTTTACAATGTTCCCTTCAAGTACCTTCCCGACGTCACGGACGCCAACCGACTTGCCTCCCCTCCCAAGGTTGCCATCCTTCGTGAGCAAGGTGTTAACGGTCACATTGAGATGGCTTGGTCTTTCCACGCCGCCGGTTTCGAGGCTGTCGACGTTCACATGTCTgacatcatctcttctaaggtttctctttcttccttcgccGGGATCGCCGCTTGCGGTGGTTTCTCCTATGGTGATGTTCTCGGCGCCGGTAACGGTTGGGCCAAGTCGGTCTTGCTCAACCCTACCGCCCGTAAGGAGTTCGAACAGTTCTTCCAGAGGGAAGATACTTTCGCCTTGGGTGTGTGTAACGGTTGTCAATTCTTTGCTCAGTTGAAGGAAATTATCCCTGGTACCGAGCATTGGCCTATCTTTAAGGCTAACCGCTCCGAGCGATTTGAAGGCCGTGTCGTCAACGTCAAAGTGTCTCCCGAAGCTGCCAAGTCtaacatcttcttcagggACATGGCCGGTGCCATCGTTCCCATAGCCGTTGCTCACGGTGAAGGCCGTCCATCTTTCGTCACTGGGTCCCTCGACGGGCTCAACGAGAACAACCTTATTCCTCTACGATATGTTGACAGTACCGGTGCTGTTGCCACCACCTATCCTAAGAACCCCAACGGTGGCCCCGAAGGTATCGCCGCTGTCAGCACACTCAACGGTAGGGTGTTGGCTGTCATGCCCCACCCCGAACGAGTTGTCGCCAGGGAGAGCTTCTCGTGGTTCCCTGAAGAGATGGGCAAGActtgggaagggaagggtCCATGGTTCAGATTATTCCAGAACGCATACAAGTTCGCCACTGAGGGGAAACAATAG